In Uranotaenia lowii strain MFRU-FL chromosome 2, ASM2978415v1, whole genome shotgun sequence, one genomic interval encodes:
- the LOC129741500 gene encoding uncharacterized protein LOC129741500: MDPPSNADDSGHYPATPPTTGNPPTVPPTTPEPPPTTPPPPVLAPATPPTTGNPPIGNPPTVPPTTQPTTGNPPVVPLTTPPTTGNPPTVPPTTPVPPPTTPPPPVLPPANPPTTGNPPTVPPTTPPTTGNPPTVPPTTPVPPPTTPPPPVLPPATPPTTGNPPTVPPTTPPTTGNPPVVPLTAPPTTGTPPTPPTGVLIRKSTFESPP; encoded by the coding sequence ATGGATCCACCAAGTAATGCCGATGATTCTGGCCATTATCCAGCAACTCCACCCACTACCGGCAATCCTCCAACAGTTCCTCCAACCACACCTGAGCCTCCACCAACAACTCCACCCCCACCTGTGCTTGCTCCAGCAACTCCACCCACGACAGGCAATCCTCCGATAGGCAATCCTCCGACAGTTCCTCCAACAACTCAACCCACAACCGGTAATCCTCCAGTCGTTCCATTAACAACTCCACCCACGACTGGCAATCCTCCGACAGTTCCTCCAACCACACCTGTGCCTCCTCCAACAACTCCACCCCCACCTGTGCTTCCTCCAGCAAATCCACCCACGACAGGCAATCCTCCGACAGTTCCTCCAACAACTCCACCCACTACCGGTAATCCTCCGACAGTTCCTCCAACCACACCTGTGCCTCCTCCAACAACTCCACCCCCACCTGTGCTTCCTCCAGCAACTCCACCCACGACAGGCAATCCTCCGACAGTTCCTCCAACAACTCCACCCACTACCGGTAATCCTCCAGTCGTTCCATTAACAGCTCCACCCACGACTGGCACACCTCCTACGCCTCCTACTGGAGTATTAATAAGAAAATCAACGTTTGAATCACCTCCGTGA